The window TTAATCCGCCTTGGCCACGCCCAGCGCCAGCCGCGTCAGCGCGCCCCGCAGGACCGCCACCGCCCGGTCGAACTCGGCCAGATCCAGGCGTTCCTCGGGCGTGTGGTCCAGCGCGCTGTCCCCCGGACCGTACGCCAGGGTCGGGACGGGCCAGTGGGCGGCGACCACGTTCATGTCGCTCGTGCCGGTCTTCACCTTGAACACCGGACTCCCGCCCTGCTCGCGGATCGCCACGCGGAACGCCCGCGTCAGCGCGTTGTCCTTCGGGTGCCGCACCGCCGTCTCGTGCCCCACGAAGGACAGCTCCAGGCCCTCCAGGTCGGTCAGCGTCGCGCGGATCTCGGCTTCCGCCTGCGCGGGACTGACGCTGACCGGCAGGCGCAGCCCGAAGGTGCCCCACGCCCGCTGGTGCAGCCCGTCCGTGCCCGCCCCCAGGTCCTGAATGGTGGCCTGCACGCCGCCGAACACGCCGCCCGGCTCCCCGGCCCCCGCCGCCCAGGCGCGCACGCGGAACCACGCCTCGGTCAGGTCATCCCCGGCGCTGCTGCCGTCCCCGGCGGTGTGGAAGTTCTCCTTCACCGCCTGCGCCTTCACGACCAGCCGCCCCTTGTACCCCAGAGTCAGCCCCTCCCAGGCGCTCGGCTCGCCGATCAGGACCACGTCCGGCTGCATCACGGTGCGGATGTGCCGCGCGCCCCGGCTGCTGGGCGCCTCCTCCTCGGTCGCGCCGATCACCACGAAGCGCGCCGCGGCCAGCGCCTCGTCCGGCAGGGTCGCCACGGCCGCCATGAACGCGCACAGCGGCCCCTTGGCGTCCACGCTGCCGCGCCCGTGCAGCACGCCCGCTTCGTCCACGCGCACCGGAATCTCGCCCGGCACAGTGTCCATGTGACCCAGCAGCGCCACCGTCAGCGGCCCGCTCCCCCGCTCGCCCACCGCGTTCCCGGCCTCGTCCACGCGGGCCTCGAAGCCACGCGCGGCCATCCAGTCCCGCAGGAACGCCGCGACCTCGCCCTCCTGCCCGGACAGCGAGGGAATCCCCACCGCGCGGATCAGCAGGTCACGGGCGTCCTGCACGGTCCCCTGCACGTCAGTCAACGTCCATCACTCCGGACCCGTCACCCACCGCGTGCGCGAGGCTCACTAGCAGGCGCGCGATCTCCGCGAGGCTCACCAGGGCGATCGTGCCCACGCCGCCCGCCAGCAGCGTCCACAGGCCCGCGTACCGCTCGCCACCTGTGAACTGGAAGAAGGCCAGCGCCACCGCGCCCAGGAACAGCACCACGCCCAGCACCCGCAGGCGCCCCGGCAGGCCCGAGGCGAGGTCCGCCTGACGCGCCAGCGCCGCCGCCGCGCCCGCCGAGCCGCGCAGCGCCGGGGTCGCCACCGCCGCCGGGACAGACGCACTGGGGGCCGGGGCGGGGCGGGCCTCGGGGGCTTTCGTCAGGTCCGGGCCCTTCAACTCAGGCCGATTCGGTGAGAACGCCGACGAGGAAATCACGACCGGGGTCGCTGCGGGCCGCTCAGGCGCCGACGTGACCTCCGGAGCCGGGGTGGCCGGGCCGGGATTCAGCGTGAGCAGCGTGGCCGCAGGCGTCACCGCCGGAGCGGGATTGAGTGGGGTGGCCGGGCGGGCCTGCGGCGCCGGGGTGGGGTCGGGGCGTGGCGTCACCGGCTCGGCCGCGGCGGGGGCCACCGGGGCTGCATTGAGAGGCGCGGGCGCGAAGGTCTTCGCGGCGCCCGCCTGCGGCAGCGGCGAGGCGGGCTGTTCCTTGGCGCGGGCCGTCGCGTCACGCACCCCGCCGAAGAAGGCCTGCACGGCGCCCGGATCGAAGCCCAGCAGGCTGGCGCTCAGCGCCGTCCCGGCCGGCGTCTCGACGCGCAGGGTGCCCTCCTGGTCGCTGTGGATGCGGGTCAGGTCGCGCAGGGTCACGCGGCGCGTGCCGCCCGCATCCTGGAACAGCAGCGTCTCGGGAGTCAGGACGAACAGCGCGTCCTCGCGTTCCAGGGCACTCAGGGGGGCGTCGGTCAATCCAAGGTCACGCAGGGTCTGCGCGGCGCGGTCACTGGGGTGGGTCATGATCGGCTCCTTCCTCGGCGCCCGGTACGTCCGGCGCGCCTCACTGCGTCACAGCATAGCGGGCGCCGCCCGGGCCGGAGAAACCGCGTCTGCCAACGTGAAGGGACGCGCCCCGCACCTCTCACCCCGGCGCGTGCCCGCGCGGCCCAGACTGGAGGCATGACCGACAACAGGTACGGGGACGCGCCCCTGGGCAAGAGCGTCGAGGATATCCAGCAGGAGAGCGGCAACGTCGTCAACAGCCCCGCCACAGGCGAGGCCCGCCGCGCCGAGGAGGCCCCGGTGGTGCCCGCGCTGGTGACCGGGACCGGCAGTGGCGTGATCGCCGCCGTGCGCCCCGACGCGCTGATCGAACCCGGCAGCGGCGCGGATGACGGACGCGACCACGAGAACCGCGACAGCAGCGAAGAGAGCTGAAGCCGGTCCTGTCAGCGCGGCCTGGGTCCATGCCTGGGCCGCGCCGCTTTTCTGGACGGCCCCGCCCGGCGCGGCCGGGCACCCCGGTAAGCTGCGGGGCGTGACGAGTGCCGCCGACCCGACCCCCGTGACCGACGCCGCCCCCCGGGTGGGCGTGGTCATGGGCAGCCGCAGCGATTTCGAGACCATGGGGGGCGCGCTGGACGTCCTGCGGGACCTGGGCGTGCCGTACGAGGTGCGGGTGCTGTCCGCGCACCGCACCCCGGCGCTGCTGCCTACGTACGGCGCGCGCGCCGAGCGGCTGGGGTTGGCGTGCATCATCGCGGGGGCGGGCGGCGCGGCGCACCTGCCGGGCATGCTGGCGGCGTTCACGCGCGTGCCGGTGCTGGGCGTGCCCGTGCAGTCCCGCGCCCTGAGCGGGCAGGACAGCCTGCTGAGCATCGTGCAGATGCCCGCCGGGGTGCCTGTGGCGACCTTCGCGATCGGCGCGGCGGGCGCGAAGAACGCCGCGCTGTTCGCCGCCGCGATGCTCGCGACGACCGACGGGGCCGTGCGTGCCCGGCTGGACGCCTTCCGCGCCGCGCAGACGCAGAGCGTGCTGGACGACCCGCACTTCGACGGGCACCCGCAGGCGGGCGGGGCATGACCACGCTGGGACAGGAGCTGACGCTGGGCATTCTGGGCGGCGGGCAGCTGGCGCAGATGCTCGCGCTGGCCGCGCTGCCGCTGGGCGTGCGCGTGACCGTGCTGGAACCCGACGCGCAGGCCCCCGCCCGCCTGTGCGCCCGCCACCTGCACGCCCCGTACACCGACCCCGCCGGGCTGGAGGAGCTGGCCGCGTGCGACGCCGTGACGCTGGAATTCGAGAACATTCCCGTGGAGGCCCTGGCCGCGCTGGAGGGCCGCGTGCCCGTCCGCCCCGCCGGAGCGCTGCTGGCCCGCAGCAAGCACCGCGCCCGCGAGAAACAGGCCCTGCGTGACGCCGGGGCCACCACCGCGCCCTTCGAGATCATCGAGGCAGAGGGTGACCTGGACGGCGCGCTGACGCGGGTCGGGGGTCGGGGAATCTTGAAGACCAGCGAACTCGGGTATGACGGCAAGGGGCAGGCCCGCGTGGGCAGCGACGCCGAGCTGCGCGCCGCCTGGGACGACCTGGGCCGTGTGCCCTGCGTGCTGGAGGGCTTCGTGACCTTCGAACGCGAGGTCAGCCTCGCGGTGGCGCGCACGCCGTCCGGGCAGGTGGCTTTCGGGCCGCTCGTGGAGAACGTGCACCGGGACGGCATCCTGCGGACCAGCGTGTACCCGGCGCAGGTACCGCAGGGCACCGAGGCCCGCGCCCGTGAACTGGCCCGCGCCGTCGCGGACGCCTGGAAACTGGAGGGCCTGATCACCCTGGAATTCTTCCAGCTGCCCGGCGGGGACCTGCTGGTGAACGAGGTCGCGCCGCGCGTCCACAACAGCGGGCACCTCACGCAGGACGGCGGCGGCCTCAGCCAGTTCGAGGCGCAGGTCCGCGCCGTGCTCGACCTGCCCCTGAGCGACTGGGCGCCGCTGCACCCCACCGCCATGCTGAACGTCGTCGGCGTGGACGGCCCGGACGGGCAGGCCCTGGAACCCGACTGGGCCGCCATCGACGCCCTGAGCGGCACGCGCGTGCACCTGTACCACAAGGCGCACAGGCACGGGCGCAAGGTCGGGCACGTGAACCTCGTCGCGCCGGACGCCGACACCCTGCGCGAGCGACTGTCCAGCCTGGAGCCCCTGGTTCCCTAAGCCCCCCGTAAAGGCAGGTCAGGGTTCCCGCAACCTCCGCTCACGGCCCGTCAGGCCGCCGAGCCTAGGCTGAGAAACGTGAAGCGTCTTCTGACCACCCTGACCCTCGCCCTGGTCGCCACGGCGCACGCCGCCGACTTCAAACTGATCCTGAAGGACGAGGCCAGCACCATCCGCAAGGGTGAACTGAAGACCACGCCCATCGTGAAGTCATGGACGGTGCCCGCCGCCAGCATCAAGGCCACGCGGAAGGTGAAGCGCCTGAGCACCACCATCACCCCCATCCTCGACCGGATGGAGAAGACCATCAACGCCCGCAACGCGAAACCCGCCGTGTTCCGCAACGTGAAGGGCAGCTGGGTCGCCACCGACCAGACCGGCTGGACCCTGAACCGCGCCGCCACCAAGGCCAACCTCCTGAAAGCCATCCTGAGCGGCAAGGACACCGCCCAGGTCGTCGTCAAGCGCGCCGTGCCCGCCCGCAGCGTGAAACTCCTCGCCAAACGCGGCGTCCTGTGGCACGTCACCACCGGCCAGAGCAGCTACGCGGGCAGCCCCAGCTTCCGCGAGAAGAACATCCTCGTCGGCGCCAGCAAACTCGACAACTTCTTCATCGCGCCCGACCACGAATTCAACTTCAACGAGGAAATCGGGCAGGTCGACGCCAGCACCGGCTTCGTCAAGGGCTTCGTGATCAGCGGCGGCACCCTGAGCAAGGAGGACGGCGGCGGCATCTGCCAGGTCAGCACCACCGTCTTCCGCGCGCTGTACAAAGCTGGCCTGCCCATCACCGAACGGCACGAGCACAGCCACCGCGTGAAGTACTACGACCCCGTCGGCTTCGAGGCCACCGTGTACGCCCCCAGCAAGAACCTCCGCATGAAGAACGACACCGGCAAGCACCTGTTCATCCAGGCGTCCTGGGACACCCGCGCCGAGACCCTGCGCTTTGACGTGTTCGGCGCGAACACCGGCCGCACCGTGAACATCAGCAAACCCGTCATCACCGACTTCAAGGCCCCCGCCGACCCCAGCTACACCCCCGACGACCGCGTCGCCCCCGGCGGCCGCCGCCTGCTCGACACGCCCATGCAGGGCATGACCAGCGTCATCAAACGCACCATCAAGGTGAAGGGCAAGGTCACCAGCCGCGACACCCTCAAGAGCGTCTACCAGCCCTGGGGTGCAGTGTACGGCGTGAACCCCAAGGACAAACGCCTGAAGTGAACGCCCACAGTGAAGCCCCCCTCTGGACCCGAGGGGGGCTTCACTGTGCGGCGGTTATTTCCCGCCGCGCAGCCACGGGGTCGCCCAGCGGGTCACGGCAGGCATCACGACGTAGGTCATGAGCAGCACGACCACGATCATCTGCGGAATGGCGCGGACCGGCATCACGAGGTGCCCCAGCCAGGGTTTCAGCGCCTCGCCGAACAGCCAGGACGTGCTGACGCTCACCGGATACAGGGCTGCCAGGGTCAGCAGCGCCATCTTCCAGCGGGGCGGCTGGCGCAGGTTCGCGGCGGCGGGCGGCGTGAACCAGAAGTCCAGGCCCGGCTGCTTCTCGAAACTGACGTGTTCATCGACCAGCGGCGCGATGCGGTCCAGCCACGCGGCCCGCTCGGGGGACAGTTCCCACGCGGCGGCGCTCGTCAGGGTGTCGAAGCGGGCCAGCAGCGTGTACTCCTGCTCGCCGGGCGCGGGGCGGATCACGCCGGTGCCGCGGTGGCCGGGCAGGCGGGCCAGCAGCGCGTTCGCCTCGGCGAGCAGCGCCTCGTAC of the Deinococcus sedimenti genome contains:
- a CDS encoding antibiotic biosynthesis monooxygenase translates to MTRMQFEEHQPSDPVSLVVRRRIRPGQEAAYEALLAEANALLARLPGHRGTGVIRPAPGEQEYTLLARFDTLTSAAAWELSPERAAWLDRIAPLVDEHVSFEKQPGLDFWFTPPAAANLRQPPRWKMALLTLAALYPVSVSTSWLFGEALKPWLGHLVMPVRAIPQMIVVVLLMTYVVMPAVTRWATPWLRGGK
- the purK gene encoding 5-(carboxyamino)imidazole ribonucleotide synthase translates to MTTLGQELTLGILGGGQLAQMLALAALPLGVRVTVLEPDAQAPARLCARHLHAPYTDPAGLEELAACDAVTLEFENIPVEALAALEGRVPVRPAGALLARSKHRAREKQALRDAGATTAPFEIIEAEGDLDGALTRVGGRGILKTSELGYDGKGQARVGSDAELRAAWDDLGRVPCVLEGFVTFEREVSLAVARTPSGQVAFGPLVENVHRDGILRTSVYPAQVPQGTEARARELARAVADAWKLEGLITLEFFQLPGGDLLVNEVAPRVHNSGHLTQDGGGLSQFEAQVRAVLDLPLSDWAPLHPTAMLNVVGVDGPDGQALEPDWAAIDALSGTRVHLYHKAHRHGRKVGHVNLVAPDADTLRERLSSLEPLVP
- the purE gene encoding 5-(carboxyamino)imidazole ribonucleotide mutase, which translates into the protein MGVVMGSRSDFETMGGALDVLRDLGVPYEVRVLSAHRTPALLPTYGARAERLGLACIIAGAGGAAHLPGMLAAFTRVPVLGVPVQSRALSGQDSLLSIVQMPAGVPVATFAIGAAGAKNAALFAAAMLATTDGAVRARLDAFRAAQTQSVLDDPHFDGHPQAGGA
- a CDS encoding [LysW]-lysine hydrolase; amino-acid sequence: MTDVQGTVQDARDLLIRAVGIPSLSGQEGEVAAFLRDWMAARGFEARVDEAGNAVGERGSGPLTVALLGHMDTVPGEIPVRVDEAGVLHGRGSVDAKGPLCAFMAAVATLPDEALAAARFVVIGATEEEAPSSRGARHIRTVMQPDVVLIGEPSAWEGLTLGYKGRLVVKAQAVKENFHTAGDGSSAGDDLTEAWFRVRAWAAGAGEPGGVFGGVQATIQDLGAGTDGLHQRAWGTFGLRLPVSVSPAQAEAEIRATLTDLEGLELSFVGHETAVRHPKDNALTRAFRVAIREQGGSPVFKVKTGTSDMNVVAAHWPVPTLAYGPGDSALDHTPEERLDLAEFDRAVAVLRGALTRLALGVAKAD
- a CDS encoding VanW family protein codes for the protein MKRLLTTLTLALVATAHAADFKLILKDEASTIRKGELKTTPIVKSWTVPAASIKATRKVKRLSTTITPILDRMEKTINARNAKPAVFRNVKGSWVATDQTGWTLNRAATKANLLKAILSGKDTAQVVVKRAVPARSVKLLAKRGVLWHVTTGQSSYAGSPSFREKNILVGASKLDNFFIAPDHEFNFNEEIGQVDASTGFVKGFVISGGTLSKEDGGGICQVSTTVFRALYKAGLPITERHEHSHRVKYYDPVGFEATVYAPSKNLRMKNDTGKHLFIQASWDTRAETLRFDVFGANTGRTVNISKPVITDFKAPADPSYTPDDRVAPGGRRLLDTPMQGMTSVIKRTIKVKGKVTSRDTLKSVYQPWGAVYGVNPKDKRLK